Genomic window (Acidobacteriota bacterium):
TCGGGCGCCAAGTCGATCCTCGATCTGCCGCTGACGTTGGAAGCGCTGGAGACGCTGGGTATTGCGGTGGTGGGCTACCGCACCGACGAGTTCCCTGCCTTCTACTCCCGCGGCACCGGCCTTCCCGTTCCCCGGCGCGCCGACTCGCCCCAAGAGATCGCCTCCATCGTCGCCGCGGCCCGCGCGCTCAAGCTGCCTTCAGCCGTCCTGGTGGTGCAGCCGCCCCCCGAAGACGAGGCCCTGGATGCCGCCCAGGTCGAAGCCTGGACTCAAGAGGCCCTGAGCGCGGCCCGCGCCCGAGGCGTCCGCGGAAAAGACGTCACCCCTTACCTGCTGCGCCACATCCAGGAGGCAGGCGGAAAGCGCGTCCTGCGGGCCAACCGCTCCCTGGCCATCTGCAACGCCCGCCTGGCCGCCCAAATCGCCCGTGGGCGCCCACCACGCCCAGATGGAAGTACAAATGGCTAATGTCCTTCAGTGATCTTCATGTTCTCGATGTTGTCATGCTTAGCCTTGATCACGCTGGGAGAGGATGTGAGTTCGAGAACCGCTATGTCTACCGAAAGCTTTTTCGTGATCTTGCTCCTGACGTTCGGTGCCGAGCAAGGG
Coding sequences:
- a CDS encoding pseudouridine-5'-phosphate glycosidase; protein product: MKYLEVAQRIRGALDANQPVVALESTLIVHGMPWPDNLKTAFMMEAVVRQEGAEPAVIAVEEGAVRVGLDEDQLRELADGGYVKAGTRDLPGVLAGGEKAATTVASTIYLAHLAGISVMATGGIGGVHRDAWSSGDVSGDLQELARTPLTVVCSGAKSILDLPLTLEALETLGIAVVGYRTDEFPAFYSRGTGLPVPRRADSPQEIASIVAAARALKLPSAVLVVQPPPEDEALDAAQVEAWTQEALSAARARGVRGKDVTPYLLRHIQEAGGKRVLRANRSLAICNARLAAQIARGRPPRPDGSTNG